The Sylvia atricapilla isolate bSylAtr1 chromosome 3, bSylAtr1.pri, whole genome shotgun sequence genome has a window encoding:
- the LOC136358358 gene encoding taste receptor type 2 member 116-like — translation METCYSPQQYNLTSYGATIVAIISLEAFAGMWINAFIACVLCIGWVKKKILNSNEKILLLLSCTRISYLCFSWVNNSVSRIYPKYFYVQPILQLISSFAAFFNHSNLWVSACLCVFYCIKIANFRNSFFIYLKVRIDRMVPWLLLGSGISALAMAIIVYDLNETVQRKNFTFTCLRNIWKESIRMDKHFFPAFFLAGFGYAASFLAVIFSAVFLLFSLWRHKHKMQTNSMKDLSMEAHIRAMKSILSFLVMYSINFVCLILTVNYTMKNENAMTLLTSIYLCAFPGVHSLILICSNPKLEKALLKIPSCMKRSFFKK, via the coding sequence atGGAAACTTGTTACTCTCCACAGCAATACAATCTCACTTCATATGGGGCCACAATTGTGGCCATCATCAGCCTGGAGGCATTTGCTGGCATGTGGATAAATGCTTTCATCGCCTGTGTGCTTTGCATTGGCtgggtgaaaaagaaaatcttgaacTCAAATGAGAAGATCTTGCTGCTTCTAAGTTGCACCAGGATTTCCTATTTATGCTTCTCATGGGTAAACAACTCTGTTTCAAGAATTTATCCCAAATACTTTTATGTTCAACCCATACTTCAACTGATTTCATCGTTTGCAGCCTTTTTTAATCATTCCAACTTGTGGGTTTCAGCCtgtctttgtgttttttattgCATAAAAATTGCCAATTTCAGGAACAGCTTCTTCATCTACCTGAAAGTAAGAATTGACAGGATGGTGCCCTGGCTCCTCTTGGGATCAGGGATTTCAGCCTTGGCAATGGCCATCATTGTTTATGACCTAAATGAAACTGTGCAGAGAAAAAACTTCACTTTCACCTGcctcagaaatatttggaaagaaagTATCAGAATggataaacattttttccctgctttctttCTCGCTGGCTTTGGTTATGCTGCTTCATTCCTGGCAGTcatcttttctgctgttttcctcctcttttctctctggagaCACAAACACAAGATGCAGACAAACTCCATGAAGGACCTCAGCATGGAAGCCCACATCAGAGCCATGAAATCGATTCTCTCCTTCTTAGTCATGTACAGCATCAACTTTGTGTGTTTGATCTTGACAGTAAATTATACCATGAAGAATGAAAATGCCATGACACTTCTTACATCCATATATCTGTGTGCTTTTCCAGGTGTTCATTCCCTTATTCTGATTTGCAGCAATCCCAAGCTGGAAAAGGCACTGCTGAAGATTCCCTCCTGTATGAAGCGATCGTTTTTCAAAAAGTAG